One segment of Clostridium botulinum DNA contains the following:
- a CDS encoding HepT-like ribonuclease domain-containing protein produces MVYYKYKKEKLEEKFSESKVFLVRIRECLERSPNSEDEIIDEAMISYFNSFCEFIIDMCETYLVSTDNFIPNKSGPDIIQLSSDFGFISKEDSKRLQGIVKLRNRYIHDYYQRKLSRDRILNVCRKEIKTLDMFLEISTEKITLVLK; encoded by the coding sequence ATGGTTTATTATAAATACAAAAAAGAAAAACTTGAAGAAAAATTTTCTGAAAGTAAGGTTTTTTTAGTTCGAATAAGGGAGTGTCTAGAAAGAAGTCCCAATAGTGAAGATGAAATAATTGATGAAGCTATGATATCTTATTTCAATTCTTTTTGTGAATTTATAATTGATATGTGTGAAACTTACTTAGTTTCTACTGATAATTTTATTCCAAATAAATCTGGACCAGATATAATTCAATTATCTAGTGACTTTGGATTTATATCTAAAGAAGATTCAAAAAGGCTTCAAGGAATTGTTAAACTAAGAAATAGATATATACATGATTATTATCAAAGAAAATTATCAAGAGATAGAATTTTAAATGTTTGTAGGAAAGAAATTAAAACATTGGATATGTTTCTTGAAATATCTACTGAAAAAATAACTTTAGTTCTAAAATAA
- a CDS encoding nucleotidyltransferase domain-containing protein: MNKTKLRDCKLNFNKLKDIICIATFGSYNETCFDKNRSDIDVMILSINELEWEDEIEIEDYLTPILKNYFKHDNIHVTFITGFVYPFGELLINSNDKIIILEEKYLDYVLGYSTFKRDREYLEIIREENLKDLKENRNGLL, from the coding sequence ATGAATAAGACTAAGTTAAGAGATTGTAAGTTAAATTTTAATAAATTAAAAGACATTATATGTATTGCAACTTTTGGAAGTTATAATGAAACTTGTTTTGATAAAAACAGAAGTGATATAGATGTTATGATCTTATCTATTAATGAACTTGAATGGGAAGATGAAATTGAAATTGAAGATTACTTAACTCCAATTCTAAAAAATTATTTTAAACATGATAATATACATGTTACATTTATAACTGGTTTTGTTTATCCATTTGGTGAACTACTTATAAATAGTAATGATAAGATAATTATTTTAGAAGAAAAATATTTAGATTACGTTCTTGGATACTCTACTTTTAAAAGAGATAGGGAGTACTTAGAAATAATACGCGAAGAAAATTTAAAAGATTTAAAGGAGAATAGAAATGGTTTATTATAA
- a CDS encoding FMN-dependent NADH-azoreductase, with protein MKKLLYITVNSKPENLSASKTVGRAFVNRFLEKHSDFEIEELDLYKCHIPRLEYEYFEKRSCLVNEDAFNKLDKKQQEEVHKIVKLTDQFKEADVYVIAAPMWSMSFPAPLKEYIDCIVMDGKTVDIKDGEKPEGLLNDKPRGAVYIQSSGAKMNVLLKMVMDKGVHYIESIMKFMGIEKFEELLVDGTGTTEEEKNKAIEKAIENIDSVIDGIW; from the coding sequence ATGAAAAAATTACTTTATATAACTGTAAACTCAAAGCCTGAAAATTTGTCTGCAAGTAAAACTGTAGGAAGGGCTTTTGTAAATAGATTTTTAGAGAAACACAGTGACTTTGAAATAGAGGAACTAGATTTGTATAAGTGTCATATACCAAGACTTGAATATGAATATTTTGAAAAGAGAAGCTGTCTAGTAAATGAAGATGCATTTAATAAACTGGATAAAAAACAACAAGAAGAAGTTCATAAAATAGTTAAATTAACAGATCAATTTAAAGAAGCAGATGTATATGTAATTGCTGCACCAATGTGGAGTATGTCTTTTCCAGCACCATTAAAAGAATACATTGATTGTATAGTTATGGATGGAAAAACAGTTGATATAAAAGATGGGGAAAAACCAGAAGGGTTATTAAATGATAAACCAAGAGGTGCTGTATATATACAATCATCTGGAGCGAAAATGAATGTATTACTAAAGATGGTGATGGATAAAGGTGTTCATTATATAGAAAGTATAATGAAATTTATGGGGATTGAAAAATTTGAAGAACTATTAGTAGATGGAACAGGAACAACAGAAGAAGAAAAAAATAAGGCTATAGAAAAAGCTATTGAAAACATAGATTCTGTAATAGATGGTATATGGTAA